A window of Ranitomeya variabilis isolate aRanVar5 chromosome 2, aRanVar5.hap1, whole genome shotgun sequence contains these coding sequences:
- the LOC143809593 gene encoding uncharacterized protein LOC143809593 has product MGAAFAPPYANLFMGQWEREHMLPYLNDVQGPSVVSWMRFIDDLLFIWQGERKELDKFLVHLNDNDWNVKMTFKITTDKMDFLDLQLTVDQMGCIHSTIFRKETSTNSVLHAKSAHPGHTIRAIPKGQFIRAKRICDTDIEFEAQARDMTCRFLDRGYKFKDINRGYQQARELDRNQLLQNKVIKKEDSRLRIITNYHGRWNDMNYIFNQFWPILKQDPSLAKFVEDRPLVVARRSRTIGETITHSHYVAPKSSFIFNSRGPKWGSRACGTCNACKYMVRTETFSNSTNTRDFKIVHPINCRTMSVIYYLTCPCGLIYVGLTSRQLRVRVLEHIRDIRSARLLNSENSQKEDLVKLKTIPAHYREFHPSGPIELQVREL; this is encoded by the exons atgggggcggcttttgcGCCCCCATATGCCAACCTCTTTATGGGTCAATGGGAACGTGAACATATGTTGCCATATCTGAATGATGTTCAAGGCCCCTCTGTAGTAAGTTGGATGCGCTTCATCGATGACCTGTTGTTTATTTGGCAGGGGGAGAGAAAAGAACTGGACAAATTCCTTGTGCATCTGAATGATAACGATTGGAATGTAAAGATGACCTTCAAGATCACCACTGACAAGATGGATTTCTTGGATCTACAATTAACAGTTGATCAGATGGGGTGCATTCATAGCACAATTTTCCGGAAAGAAACGAGTACTAACTCTGTGTTGCATGCGAAGTCAGCACATCCGGGACATACTATTAGGGCGATTCCAAAGGGCCAGTTTATTCGCGCTAAGAGAATTTGTGATACTGACATAGAATTTGAGGCACAGGCCCGGGATATGACCTGCAGATTTTTAGATCGAGGGTACAAATTTAAAGATATTAATAGAGGTTATCAACAAGCCAGGGAATTGGATCGAAATCAGCTTTTACAAAACAAAGTTATAAAAAAAGAAGACTCTCGGTTGCGAATAATTACGAATTACCATGGGAGATGGAATGATATGAATTATATATTTAACCAATTCTGGCCAATTCTTAAACAGGATCCAAGCCTTGCAAAGTTTGTAGAGGATCGGCCACTGGTTGTGGCAAGGAGAAGCAGAACTATTGGTGAAACTATCACACATAGTCATTATGTAGCACCTAAATCTAGCTTCATCTTCAACTCAAGAGGACCCAAATGGGGATCACGGGCCTGTGGCACATGTAATGCCTGCAAATATATGGTCAGGACAGAAACATTTAGCAACTCTACTAATACACGGGATTTTAAAATTGTTCACCCGATCAATTGTAGAACTATGTCGGTGATATATTATTTGACCTGCCCATGTGGGCTCATTTATGTGGGACTTACGTCAAGACAACTTCGTGTGCGAGTATTGGAACACATAAGAGACATCAGATCCGCCAGGCTCTTGAATTCGGAAAATTCGCAAAAGGAGGACCTTGTTAAACTGAAAACGATACCAGCTCACTATCGAGAATTCCATCCGTCTGGTCCGATTGAGCTCCAAGTAAGAG AACTGTGA